The following is a genomic window from Polaribacter atrinae.
TAAACAATCATCCTTAAATTAAAATTGGTTTCTTTAACTTTGCGTTTTTCTCAAAAATAGATCATTTGAAAGACCAAGAATATATAGAAGTATACGGAGCAAGAGTCCATAACTTAAAAAATATTGATGTAAAAATTCCTCGTGAAAAATTAGTTGTTATAACAGGTCTAAGCGGAAGCGGAAAATCTTCTTTAGCTTTTGACACTATTTATGCAGAAGGACAAAGACGATATATTGAAACCTTTTCTGCGTATGCACGTCAGTTTTTAGGTGGATTAGAAAGACCTGACGTTGATAAAATTGATGGACTTTCTCCAGTAATATCAATAGAACAGAAAACAACAAATAAAAGTCCACGTTCTACAGTTGGTACGATCACCGAGATTTACGATTTTTTACGACTATTATTTGCAAGGACTGCAGATGCATACTCTTATAATAGTGGAGAAAAAATGGTCAGTTATTCTGATGAACAAATTAGACAACTTATTTTAAAGGATTTTGCTGATAAAAAGATTGCTGTTTTAGCACCTTTAGTAAAATCTAGAAAAGGACATTATCGAGAACTTTTTGAGCAAATTTCTAAACAAGGTTTTTTACGTGTTCGGGTTGATGGGGAAATTAAAGAGATCGAAAAAGGAATGCGTTTAGACCGATATAAAACGCACGATATAGAAGTTGTTATAGACAGACTTTTGATAAATGAATCTGCAGAAAAACGTTTAGAAGAAACGATAAAAACAGCATTGTATTCTGGAAATAACATTATGATGGTTATTGATATTGATGACAATGAACCTCGTTATTTTAGTAGAGAATTAATGTGCCCAACATCGGGAATTGCATATCCAAATCCAGAACCAAATACTTTTTCTTTTAATTCACCAAAAGGCGCCTGTGATAAATGCAACGGATTAGGAATTACAAATGAAATTAACTTAGAAAAAGTAATTCCAGACAATACTATCTCCATACAAAAAGGAGGAATTACTCCTCTTGGGGAACAAAAAAGTAGTTGGATTTTTAAACAAATAGAAAATATTGCTGAACGTTATAAATTCAAATTAACAGATCCTATAAAAAGTATTCCAAAAGAAGCATTAGACGTAATTTTAAATGGAGGAAATGAGTCTTTTGAAATTCAATCTAAAGCTGCTGGAGTTACAAGAAATTACAAAATAGATTTTGAAGGGATTATTTCTTTTATAGAAAACCAATATGACAGTGCAGAAAGTACCACCATAAAACGTTGGGCAAAAGGTTTTATGGATGAAGTTTCTTGCGCTACTTGTGGAGGGAAAAGATTAAAAAAAGAAGCCCTTCATTTTAAAATCATCGATAAAAACATCAGTGATTTGGCACAAATGGATGCTACAGAATTAGCAAAATGGTTTAAAAATATTGAAAAAAGCTTATCAAAAAAACAATTAATCATTGCTGCTGAAATATTAAAAGAAATTAGAACTAGAATTCAGTTTTTATTAGATGTAGGTTTAGACTACTTAACATTAGACAGAACCTCTAAATCACTTTCTGGTGGAGAAGCACAAAGAATTCGATTGGCAACTCAAATTGGATCTCAATTAGTAGGTGTTCTTTACATTTTAGACGAGCCAAGTATTGGATTACATCAACGAGACAATCAAAAATTAATAGATTCTTTAGTCAAATTAAGAGATATTGGTAATTCTGTATTAGTAGTTGAGCACGATAAAGACATGATGGAACATGCCGATTTTGTTTTCGATATTGGACCAGGAGCAGGAAGACACGGTGGAGAAATAGTAAGTTTTGGAACTTTTGAGGATTTAAAAAAACAAAACACCTTAACGGCAGATTACTTAACTGGTAGAAAAGAAATTGAGGTTCCAAAAAAACGTCGAGAAGGAAATGGAAAATTCATCAATCTAAAAGGAGCAACCGGTAACAATTTAAAAAATGTTTCTGTAGAATTCCCTCTAGGAAAAATGATTTGTGTTACTGGAGTTTCTGGAAGTGGAAAATCTACCTTAATAAACGAAACTTTATATCCTATTTTAAACGCTCATATATATAGAGGTGTAAAAAAACCGATGCCTTACAAGAAAATTGAAGGTTTAGAGCATGTAGATAAGGTAATAGACATAGATCAATCACCAATTGGTAGAACCCCTCGTTCTAACCCCGCAACCTATACAGGTACTTTTGGTGAAATTAGAAGTTTGTTTGCTAAAACGCCAGAAGCTGCAATTCGTGGTTATAAACCTGGTCGTTTTTCTTTTAACGTAAAAGGAGGTCGTTGTGAAACTTGCCAAGGCGGTGGAGTTCGTGTTATAGAAATGAACTTTTTACCAGACGTACAAGTAGAGTGTGAAACTTGCCAAGGAAAACGTTTTAATAGAGAAACTTTAGAAATTAGATACAAAGGAAAATCTATTTCAGATGTTTTAGACATGACGATTGAAGATGCTACTGATTTCTTTGAACTGATCCCTAAAATTCATAGAAAATTAAAAACAATTAAAGATGTTGGTTTAGGATATATAACCCTCGGACAACAATCTACCACTCTTTCTGGTGGAGAAGCACAACGTATAAAATTAGCATCAGAATTATCTAAAAGAGATACCGGAAATACCTTTTATATTTTAGACGAACCTACAACTGGACTCCATTTTGAAGACATTAGAGTTTTAATGGATGTTCTAAATAAATTAGCCGACAAAGGAAACACGGTCTTAATTATCGAACACAACTTAGATGTTGTAAAATTAGCAGATTATATTATTGATGTTGGTATGGAAGGTGGAAAAAAAGGTGGAAAGATTCTATGCACTGGAACTCCAGAAGAAATTATAAAACACAAAACAAGTTATACTGCTAAATTTCTTAAAAAGGAATTAAATTAAAAATTATTAGGTTGACGACGACCAAAATGTCAAAAAAGAGCTATTTTAGCAAGCTTTCTTTTTTTTTGGAAGAAGACAAATAAATTTAAAAAATACAAGATAATGACAAGTGATGATAGAAAAATAAAAGAAAAATTACAAACAAAAACTTGGAACGAAATAAAAACAAATGATTCTTGGGCTATTTTTAAAATAATGGCAGAATTTGTTGATGGTTACGAACGTTTAAGTAAAATTGGACCTTCAGTATCTATTTTTGGTTCCGCAAGAACAAAACCAGATCATAAATATTACAAATTAGCAGAAGAAGTTGCTTTTCAATTAACCCAAAATGGTTACGGTGTAATTACAGGTGGTGGACCTGGAATTATGGAAGCAGGAAATAAAGGTGCTCATAGAGGAAAAGGAAGTTCTGTTGGTTTAAATATTGAATTACCTTTTGAGCAGCATGACAATCCTTGGATTGATCAAGGGAAAAGTTTAGACTTCGATTACTTTTTTGTACGTAAAGTAATGTTTGTAAAATACTCACAAGGTTTTGTTGTAATGCCTGGTGGTTTTGGAACTATGGATGAGCTTTTTGAAGCTATTACATTAATACAAACCCATAAAATTGGTCGTTTCCCTATTATTTTAGTAGGAACAAAGTTTTGGGGCGGTTTATTAGATTGGATAAAAAACACTCTTTTAGAAGAAGGAAATATTAGTGAAAAGGATTTAGACCTTTTTAGATTGGTAGATACTGCAGAGGAAGCTATTGAGCACCTTAATAATTTTTACGATAAATATCATTTTAAGCCTAATTTCTAAAATATTATATTAATTTACACTTTTATATAGCCTGTCTTTTTCTAGTAAGATAGGCTATTATAATATAAACCCTAAATAACACAATAAAGATTTAATTGAAAAATCGTTATTACATAATACTAATTTGCTTCTTAGCATCTACTTTTGTGTTTTCGCAGCAGAACTCTATCAGCATAAAATCTAAATTAGATACCGAAAAAGACGAACTTAAAATTCAACAAGAAATTGTTTTTCACAACTCTTCTGACTCTACATTAACAAAAGTCTACCTTCATAATTGGGCAAATAGCTATAGAGATAGAAAAACACCCTTATCTAAACGATTTATTAAAGATTTTAGAAAAGATTTATACTTTGCCAAACCTCATGAATTAGGTTCATCTACCATAAAAAGTCTTTATGTAGATTTTGAAAATGTGTATTTTAAGGAATTAGAAAAACAGGCAGATATCCTAGAAATCCATCTAGACAAACCTTTAAATCCGAATTCTAAAATAACTATCTCTGTTACATATATTGTAAAAATACCCAATGCTCGTTTTACAAAATACGGAGAAACAGAAACAGGATACCTTCTTAGAAATTGGTATTTAACACCTGCTATTTACGACAATGGTTGGCAATTAATGAGCAATCTAAATCTAGATGATTTATACGAAAAAGGCACCGATTTTAAAATTGAAATTGATGTACCTAAAGACCTAATTGTAGAATCTAACTTATATCAATATAACACAAAAAAAGAAAATACAAACAATTATTACTTAGTTGGAAAAAATAAAACAGATGTTATTATAAGTGTACAAAAAACAAAACAATTAAAAACCTATACTACAAATACAGTTACTGTACACACTGATATTTTCTCAAAAGAGCTAGAAGACAGCTTAACTACTAGCATCTTAAACAGAGAGCTTCTTTTTATTCAAAAATACTTAGGCAAATACCCACATTTAGAAATTTATATAGACAAAGCCACCCAAGGCAAAAACCCCATATTTGGTTTAAACCAATTACCTAATTTTTTACGTCCTTTTTCTGATACTTTTAGATGGGATATCACCATGTTTAAAGCCTTAACAAAAAGATATATAGAAAATACAATTCTCTTAAATAAAAGAAAAGACTATTGGTTAATAGATGGTATTCAGAATTATTTAATGATAGAGTACGTAGAGAAGTTTTATCCAGAAGTTAAACTTTTAGGAAATGCCTCAGACTATTGGCTCTTAAAAAGCTTTAATATTTCTAACCTAGATTTTAACGACAAATACCCTTTCGTATATCAATTTACTGCCCGTAAATTTTTAGACCAAGCATTAAGCACTCCTGCTGATTCGCTCTCTAATTTTAATAGAAAAATTGGAAGTAAATACAAATCTGGCTTAGGTTTTCGTTTTTTAAAAGGATATTTAGGCGATAGTATTCTAAACCAAACTATTCAAGAATTCTACCAACACAACCAATTAAAAATTATTACAAGTAACGATTTCAATAAATTACTTTCTTCCAAGACCTCTAAAAACTTAGATTGGTTTTTTGATGATTTTGTAAAAACCAATAAAAAAATAGATCATAAAATTGAACGTATAAAAAAAGAAAAAGACAGCATATCTGTAACCATTAAAAACAAAAGAAACATTACAACTCCATTAGCTATTTACGCTATAAAAGATAAAGAAATTAAATTAAAAAAATGGGTTGCTGATGTAGACAGTACAAAAACCGTAAAGTTTATAAAAGGAGACTATGACACTTTTGTTTTAAATTACGAAAACCTATATCCTGAATTAAACACTTTAAATAACTGGAGAAAAGTTGACAAAAAATTTCTTAATAAACCTGTAAAATTTTCATTTTTTAAAGATATTAGTAGTCCAAATTACAATCAAATTTTTTATCAACCAGGTTTAAATTATAATTTTTATAACGGATTGATACTTGGTTTAAAATTACACAACAAACCGCTGATAAAAAGAAACTTCGAATTTAAAGTTTCTCCTTATTACGCTACAAAAAGTAATAGTGTTGTTGGAAGTTTTTCTTTACTTTATAATCAGTTTTTCGAAAAAACAAAAATTTATAAAATAGCATACGGATTAGCGGGAGGCACATCTGATTACGCCCCTAACCTATCTT
Proteins encoded in this region:
- the uvrA gene encoding excinuclease ABC subunit UvrA; the encoded protein is MKDQEYIEVYGARVHNLKNIDVKIPREKLVVITGLSGSGKSSLAFDTIYAEGQRRYIETFSAYARQFLGGLERPDVDKIDGLSPVISIEQKTTNKSPRSTVGTITEIYDFLRLLFARTADAYSYNSGEKMVSYSDEQIRQLILKDFADKKIAVLAPLVKSRKGHYRELFEQISKQGFLRVRVDGEIKEIEKGMRLDRYKTHDIEVVIDRLLINESAEKRLEETIKTALYSGNNIMMVIDIDDNEPRYFSRELMCPTSGIAYPNPEPNTFSFNSPKGACDKCNGLGITNEINLEKVIPDNTISIQKGGITPLGEQKSSWIFKQIENIAERYKFKLTDPIKSIPKEALDVILNGGNESFEIQSKAAGVTRNYKIDFEGIISFIENQYDSAESTTIKRWAKGFMDEVSCATCGGKRLKKEALHFKIIDKNISDLAQMDATELAKWFKNIEKSLSKKQLIIAAEILKEIRTRIQFLLDVGLDYLTLDRTSKSLSGGEAQRIRLATQIGSQLVGVLYILDEPSIGLHQRDNQKLIDSLVKLRDIGNSVLVVEHDKDMMEHADFVFDIGPGAGRHGGEIVSFGTFEDLKKQNTLTADYLTGRKEIEVPKKRREGNGKFINLKGATGNNLKNVSVEFPLGKMICVTGVSGSGKSTLINETLYPILNAHIYRGVKKPMPYKKIEGLEHVDKVIDIDQSPIGRTPRSNPATYTGTFGEIRSLFAKTPEAAIRGYKPGRFSFNVKGGRCETCQGGGVRVIEMNFLPDVQVECETCQGKRFNRETLEIRYKGKSISDVLDMTIEDATDFFELIPKIHRKLKTIKDVGLGYITLGQQSTTLSGGEAQRIKLASELSKRDTGNTFYILDEPTTGLHFEDIRVLMDVLNKLADKGNTVLIIEHNLDVVKLADYIIDVGMEGGKKGGKILCTGTPEEIIKHKTSYTAKFLKKELN
- a CDS encoding TIGR00730 family Rossman fold protein, producing MTSDDRKIKEKLQTKTWNEIKTNDSWAIFKIMAEFVDGYERLSKIGPSVSIFGSARTKPDHKYYKLAEEVAFQLTQNGYGVITGGGPGIMEAGNKGAHRGKGSSVGLNIELPFEQHDNPWIDQGKSLDFDYFFVRKVMFVKYSQGFVVMPGGFGTMDELFEAITLIQTHKIGRFPIILVGTKFWGGLLDWIKNTLLEEGNISEKDLDLFRLVDTAEEAIEHLNNFYDKYHFKPNF
- a CDS encoding aminopeptidase; translated protein: MFSQQNSISIKSKLDTEKDELKIQQEIVFHNSSDSTLTKVYLHNWANSYRDRKTPLSKRFIKDFRKDLYFAKPHELGSSTIKSLYVDFENVYFKELEKQADILEIHLDKPLNPNSKITISVTYIVKIPNARFTKYGETETGYLLRNWYLTPAIYDNGWQLMSNLNLDDLYEKGTDFKIEIDVPKDLIVESNLYQYNTKKENTNNYYLVGKNKTDVIISVQKTKQLKTYTTNTVTVHTDIFSKELEDSLTTSILNRELLFIQKYLGKYPHLEIYIDKATQGKNPIFGLNQLPNFLRPFSDTFRWDITMFKALTKRYIENTILLNKRKDYWLIDGIQNYLMIEYVEKFYPEVKLLGNASDYWLLKSFNISNLDFNDKYPFVYQFTARKFLDQALSTPADSLSNFNRKIGSKYKSGLGFRFLKGYLGDSILNQTIQEFYQHNQLKIITSNDFNKLLSSKTSKNLDWFFDDFVKTNKKIDHKIERIKKEKDSISVTIKNKRNITTPLAIYAIKDKEIKLKKWVADVDSTKTVKFIKGDYDTFVLNYENLYPELNTLNNWRKVDKKFLNKPVKFSFFKDISSPNYNQIFYQPGLNYNFYNGLILGLKLHNKPLIKRNFEFKVSPYYATKSNSVVGSFSLLYNQFFEKTKIYKIAYGLAGGTSDYAPNLSYKSLVPYVDIVFKRKTLRDISSESLRAKLIHIDKEIAPNAIKTDQDNYSVLSLSYNYSNPDIIKEFRYSFSTEFAKKFSKASLDLRFRTLTTTDTQLDFRFFAGVFFNNKTEGDYFSFGLDRSNDYLFQLNYLGRSESSGFFSQQHIITEGGFKSLLPTRFANQFMVSNNSSIGLWRWIELYNDVAFLKNKNQPLYFAYENGIRFNFVHEIFEIYFPLYSNNGWEISQNAYPEKIRFSLSADIKSIYNFFKRGFL